The following DNA comes from Caulobacter sp. X.
CATAGCATTGTCCGGGGACGGCGTCCCGGTCCGCCGGGAGGGGCTGGGCGGACCGGGACCAAGGCGGGGCGCTTCGGGGCGGTGGGGGAGACACCCGAAGCCTTTCGCCATGACGACGTGGTACGCGCTGTCCGCAAAGTTATCCAATCGATAGTTTTTTGATTTCCGATAGAGAGCACCTATATTCCGCTGATGCTACCGACCCTGCGCCAACTGCAATATCTGAAGCTGCTGTCCGAGCACGGCTCGTTCAGCCGCGCCGCCGAGAACGCCCACGTCACCCAGCCGACCCTGTCGGCCGGCATCCAGGAGCTGGAGAAGATCCTGGGCGCGCCGGTGGTCGATCGGGCCCGCTCCGGCGTGATCCTGACCGCCGCCGGCCAGGAGGCCGTGCGCCGCGCCGAGGACATTCTCACGCGCGCCGAGGACCTGGTGCAGGCCGCGCGCGGCGCGGGCCAGCCGCTGGCGGGGCGGTTCCGCCTGGGCGTGATCCCGACCGTAGCGCCGTACCTGCTGCCGCGCGCCCTGCCCGTGCTGCGCGACCGCTTTCCCAAGCTGAAGCTGTTCCTGCGCGAGGACCTGACCCAGCGGCTGATCGGGGCGCTGAAGGCCGGCGCGCTGGACGCGGCCCTGATCGCCCTGCCCTACGACATGAGCGGCCTGGACTGGGCCCATGTCGAGGATGACGAGCTGCTGGCCGCCGCGCCCGCCAACCATCCGATGGCCGCCTCGACCCGGGTCGATCCCGACAGCCTGCGCGGGGATGACCTGATCCTGCTGGAGGACGGCCACTGCCTGCGCGATCACGCCCTGGCCGCCTGCGGGCTTGAGCCCCCGAAAGGCGTCGGCGAGGAAGAAAGCTTCGCGGCCACGTCCCTGCCGACCCTGGTGCAGATGATCGGTTCGGGCCTCGGCGTCTCGTTCCTGCCGGCCATGGCGGTCCAGGCCGGGCTGACCGACAAGGCGGCCGTCACCGTGCGGCCTCTGGCGACCGAGCATCCCAGCCGCGAGATCGTGGTGGCTTGGCGCTCGGGCTCCAGCCGCTCGGTCGAGGGCAGGTTGCTGGCCGAGACGCTGCGCGAGGCGGTCTAGCGCTTATCTGGCGCCCAGCTTGGCGCGGGCGGCGGCGTCGACGCGATCCACGCCCCTCAGCGTGTCGCCGGTCGCCTCCAGCATGGTGCTGAACACCTTGAGGTCGGCCGTCGTGATCTTGCGGACATTGCGCTCGCGCGACCATTCCAAGCCGATTATCTGGCCAAGACGGCAGGCCTTGGGCAGCAGCGCGGGGCGCTCGGCCGGCCCGCCCTTGGTCAGCAGCTTGCCGACAATCTCGTTCCAGTTCGGGCCGCCGGGCACGCACAAGGTCAGGTGGTCGCAGGTTCCGGTCCAGAAGCGCTTGTACCAGCGCTCGTGCTCGGGCGTGTCGTAGCGGGCCGGTGTCGGAACCACGCCCTGGCAGTCCGGCCGGACATAGCTCTGCGCCTCGGCGCTTCCGGCGACCAGCAGTACGCCCGCCAGCACAGCGACGGTGACGCGCCTAGACCGCATGGGCGATCGGTCCGTCCGCGCGCCCCTCCACGAACTGGCGCACATAGGGGTTATCCGTGGTCTGCAGGTCGGCGGCCGGGCCGCGCCAGACGATTTTGCCGCCGTGCAGCATGGCGATTTCGTCGCCGATGGTCTGGGCCGAGGCCAGGTCGTGGGTGATCGACACCGCGGTCGAGCCCAGTCGGCGCACCTGATCGGAAATCAGCTGGTTGATCGCGGCCGCCGTGATCGGGTCGAGACCCGTGGTCGGCTCGTCGAAGAACAGGATCTCGGGCCGCGCGACGACGGCGCGCGCCAGGCCGGCGCGTTTCTGCATGCCGCCCGACAGCTCCGACGGGAAGCGATCGGCCACGGCGGGATCCAGGCGCACCTGTTCCAGAGCCTCGATGGCGCGGGCGCGGGCCTCCTTGCGCGGCACGCCATCGGCGTTCAGCAGGCGGAAGGCGACGTTCTCCCAGATGCTCAGGCTGTCGAACAGGGCCGCGCCCTGGAACAGCACGCCGACGCGCGAGAACAGCTTGCGGCGCTTGGCCTCGGAAAGGCCGACGACGTTCTGGCCGTCCAGCTCGATTTCGCCGCCCTCGGGGCGCATGAGACCGAGCGCGGTCTTGATCGTCACCGACTTGCCCTGCCCCGAGCCGCCGATGATCACCAGCGAGCGCCCAGGCGCGACCGACAGGTCCAGGCCATCCAGGACCGCCCGGTCGCCGAAACGTTTGGTGACGCCCTTCCAGGCCAGTTTCGGGGTGTCTGTCATCGCATGTGGGTGAAGAAGGTGGTCAGGAGGTAGTCCGAGGCGAAGATCAGGATCGCCGAGGACACCACGGCGTGGGTCGTGGCCCGGCCGACGCCGCGCGCCCCGCCCGAGGCGTTGTAGCCGTGGTAGCAGCCCATCAAAGCCACGATGAAGCCGAACACGGCGGCCTTGATCAGGCCCGAGACGATGTCCCAGCTTTCCAGGAAGTTGATGGTGTTGCGGATGTAGACGGTCGGGTTGAACTCCAGCACCCGGGTGGCGACCAGCCAGCCGCCGGCCACGCCAATCGTGTCGGCCACCGCCGTCAGGATGGGCAGCATCAGCACCGCCGCCAGCAGGCGCGGGGCGACCAGATAGCGGAACGGGTCGGTCGACAGGGTCCGCATGGCGTCGATCTGCTCGGTCGCGCGCATGGCCCCGATCTCGGCGGCGATGGCGGCCGAGACCCGGCCGGCCAGCATCAGGGCGGCCAGCACGGGACCCAGCTCGCGGGTGATGCCCAGGGCCACGATCTGGGGCATCACCTGCTCGGCGTTAAAGCGGCCGCCGCCGGTGAAGATGTTCAGCGCCAGGGCCGCGCCGGTGAAGACGGCGGTCAGGCCGACGACCGGCAGCGAGAAGAAGCCGATCGCCATGAACTGGCGCAGCAGCTGGCCCGTGAACCAGGGCGGGCTGAGCGCCGCGGCCGTTCCGCGCGCGGCGAACACCCCGACCGATCCGACCATGCGGACGGCGGCCAGGGTCGAGCGACCCAGCGCTTGGATCGGATTGACGGCGACCTTCTTGGCCGCCTCCACCGCCGTCATCTCAGTAGCTCTCGGCCGGCTGCGAGGCCGATGGGGCCGGCGCGCTCGGGGCGCTGGACCCGCCGCCTTGCGGACGGATCACCGAGCCGATCAGGCCGAAGATGTCGACGGCACCTTGGGTGTTCTCGATCTCGCCACCGGGCTTGAGGTCCTCCAGCGAGGCGCCGGGCGCGATGGCGATGTGGGCGCCGCCCAGCAGGCCGTCGCTGGTGATCTTGGCGGTCGAATCCGCCGGCAGCTTCACGGTCGGATCGATGCTCAACTTGGCGACCGCCAGATAGGTCTTCGGCTCCAGCGTGACCTGCGAGACCGTGCCGACCTTGACGCCCGCCACGCTGACCGCCGCGCCCGGGGCCAGCGAGCCGGCCTCGCCGAACTTGGCGCTGATCTCGTAGTTGCCGCGCTTGGTCGAGACGCCGCCCACGCTCAGGGAATAGGTCAGGAAGCCGCCGGCCAGGGCCAGCACCACCACGCCCATGGCCGTCTCGGCCCATTGTTCGCGCAACGCCATGTCTTATCCGTCCTCGAACGCCCGCCGCTTAGCGGCTCTTGGCGCTCTGCCCCTTTTGAAGTTGGTTGATCAGCACGTCGATGTTGCCGCCAGCGTTGTCGATCGTCGAGACGAAGTCCTGCTGCTGGGTGATGGCCAGCCAGACGCCCTTGAACTGTACGTCGACGACCTTCCAGCTCTGGCCGCCGCCCAGCACCCGCCAGGCCACCGGCAGCGGCTGGCTGATCTGGCCGCCCGAGATGGTGGTGTTGACGATCACGTCGCCCGGCTTGCGGACGACCGAGCCGGTGACCTTCAGCACCTCGCCCTTATAGTCGTCGATGCGGTCCTGATAGACGTTCTCGGCATAGGTGCGGAACGCCGGGGCGAAGCGGGCGCGCTGGTCGGGGGTGATGGTGCGGGCGTACTTGCCCAGCACGAAGTTGGTGATGCGCGGCACGTCGGCCAGCTCGTCCACCGCCTGGTGGAAGATCTGCTTCTTCTGGGCCTCGCTCATGCCCTTGTTGGCCAGCACCGAGATGACGCGCTGAGCCTTGGTCTGGACGAAGGCCTCGGCGCCCGGATCGCGGGCCTGGGCCATGGCGGGCGCGCCGACCGCGACCGCGCCGAAGAAAGCCAAAAGCGCGGCGGTGGCGCCGCGCCGGGTGGTGAACTGGGTCATGATCTTACCAATCGCTATGGATTTGGCGTCGCCGGCGGCGCGGAAG
Coding sequences within:
- the mlaD gene encoding outer membrane lipid asymmetry maintenance protein MlaD — its product is MALREQWAETAMGVVVLALAGGFLTYSLSVGGVSTKRGNYEISAKFGEAGSLAPGAAVSVAGVKVGTVSQVTLEPKTYLAVAKLSIDPTVKLPADSTAKITSDGLLGGAHIAIAPGASLEDLKPGGEIENTQGAVDIFGLIGSVIRPQGGGSSAPSAPAPSASQPAESY
- a CDS encoding hydrogen peroxide-inducible genes activator, with product MMLPTLRQLQYLKLLSEHGSFSRAAENAHVTQPTLSAGIQELEKILGAPVVDRARSGVILTAAGQEAVRRAEDILTRAEDLVQAARGAGQPLAGRFRLGVIPTVAPYLLPRALPVLRDRFPKLKLFLREDLTQRLIGALKAGALDAALIALPYDMSGLDWAHVEDDELLAAAPANHPMAASTRVDPDSLRGDDLILLEDGHCLRDHALAACGLEPPKGVGEEESFAATSLPTLVQMIGSGLGVSFLPAMAVQAGLTDKAAVTVRPLATEHPSREIVVAWRSGSSRSVEGRLLAETLREAV
- a CDS encoding ABC transporter permease translates to MTAVEAAKKVAVNPIQALGRSTLAAVRMVGSVGVFAARGTAAALSPPWFTGQLLRQFMAIGFFSLPVVGLTAVFTGAALALNIFTGGGRFNAEQVMPQIVALGITRELGPVLAALMLAGRVSAAIAAEIGAMRATEQIDAMRTLSTDPFRYLVAPRLLAAVLMLPILTAVADTIGVAGGWLVATRVLEFNPTVYIRNTINFLESWDIVSGLIKAAVFGFIVALMGCYHGYNASGGARGVGRATTHAVVSSAILIFASDYLLTTFFTHMR
- a CDS encoding phospholipid-binding protein MlaC translates to MTQFTTRRGATAALLAFFGAVAVGAPAMAQARDPGAEAFVQTKAQRVISVLANKGMSEAQKKQIFHQAVDELADVPRITNFVLGKYARTITPDQRARFAPAFRTYAENVYQDRIDDYKGEVLKVTGSVVRKPGDVIVNTTISGGQISQPLPVAWRVLGGGQSWKVVDVQFKGVWLAITQQQDFVSTIDNAGGNIDVLINQLQKGQSAKSR
- a CDS encoding ABC transporter ATP-binding protein; this translates as MTDTPKLAWKGVTKRFGDRAVLDGLDLSVAPGRSLVIIGGSGQGKSVTIKTALGLMRPEGGEIELDGQNVVGLSEAKRRKLFSRVGVLFQGAALFDSLSIWENVAFRLLNADGVPRKEARARAIEALEQVRLDPAVADRFPSELSGGMQKRAGLARAVVARPEILFFDEPTTGLDPITAAAINQLISDQVRRLGSTAVSITHDLASAQTIGDEIAMLHGGKIVWRGPAADLQTTDNPYVRQFVEGRADGPIAHAV